aggaccttgaagatcatcaagtccaaccattacctAAATtcaccaaccataacctaatctacccattcagtgcttaaatcatgttcctaagcactacatctatatctcttttaaacacttctagGGGTGgtaactccaccacctccctgggcagcctgttccagtgtccagaCTGGACAACCTTAATTTCCATGTAGTGACCTGACTGCTgcactgtgattctgtggttacTGCATGTGACTGGTGACTCTTGCAGGTGGTCATCAGGAGACAGAGGAGGAGTGGGAAGGTGGAGTGGAAGAGGAGCTTTTGGAGATCCCAGAGGAGGCTGACCTGATTCAAGCTGACAGAGTGATTGAGGATGAAGAGGCAGCAAAGCctcagggaaggaaggaggaagagctcAGAGCTGTTAATGAACTAGCCAGCGTGCTGTTGGCTATTAAGCTGGAGGGCCAGGAAGAAGCAACAGCCCAACCACAACAGAAGACTACACAGTGGGAGGTAACTGCCTGCACTAGAACACTCTGGCTGTGCTTGGCTGTGTAAATAATACGGGGATGCTAAATCAGGAGAATCTTTGTGCTGTATCTGCTCATTGGGGAGcgcgcttttttttttctgcaggtaactgctgctcagaggaagaaaatgaaacagaagatgaaGGTTGAGCTCCGTAAACTGAGTGCAATGACAGAGTTAGAGGCCAGGGATATTCGGGATCTGTGGCAACTTGACCTGAGCTCACGCTGGAGGCTTTACAGGTGACAAAGCTATTTTTCAGGCGCTGTCAGGCAAAGGTTTCCTAGGACTGCTCCATTTTCCAAACCTTTCTGTCAAGCCATGGTGTTTCTGTCCATACCTATTCAGTTCCTTATGTGAACATATGtgttctttccttccctgtatTGCACAGTTAGTGCTGTCATCTCCACTGTGTGTGTCTGGGACTAAGGACAGATGCTAATAATCTCTTGCCCAAATGGCACAGAGGAAGTTTTGAACTGAATCCACTCTGAATTTTGGGTCACTATCCTGTTCCCCTTGCTGTGTGTGATAATGGCACTTTCTTCTCAGGCTTTGGCTGCAGACCTACCAGGGGCTTATTCGACGGAGGATTCTGCAGCATGAACAGCAGtatcaggcagcagcagaaaggctgaCAGAACTGAGGCTGCAGGAAGATCTCTGCATTCTCAAGGAGGCCCAAGTGGTGGGGATGACAACTACAGGTGCACAGCAGTTGGAAAGCAAACCAGTATTGTACTGCATCCCATAATGGTTAAAAGATCTTGTTGCTAAAAGATTAGTATCGTGCTGCCTGAGAGCCTCGGTCAGGCTCTGCATTAGTCTGCAGCCTTTCTAGTCTCTGAGTCCCTTTGCAAATGTGGCTCCTGTGTGAGTTGTCAGTTAACTGCATGAGCAGTTTCTGTGCACTCTTGCACTCCCTCCATCTCAAACAGCATTCTTCTAATAGAAATGCTCTGCTTCTTGTGCCTGAGTAAAGCACAGCTAATACCTGCACTGCTATCCCCGCATCACAGTCTGGTGATGACAGTGTAAAGTTAATGGTAGTATGACCCTTTGCAGAGTATTTTTAGGTTTGTTTACTTGTGTTGATCCATGCATTGAATATAGAGCACCAGGAAAGGGCCAAGATGATCATAGAACTTTAATCCCTACCTGCCTGagttgctgctgttttaaaGTCAAGAAAGCTGAGACTTGAAATGGGGAATCTTGGGAAGAGCCCCAGTTTCTTCTGGGACACAACCTACTCTCCTTGAAAACTCTTGTCATAatgatgtcagttattaattgaaataagtaacaTTTGGGGGGAAAAtcacatttggggaaaaaacacagagaagagaaCATAAGGGACATGCCAAATAAAAATAGGGCttagataacagtgaaacagtaaaatttagacaaaaccagattccagtTAGAGGAAAACCACATCCCAAGTAGTCAACAGCCCGGCCTTGAGACAGACCTGCAAGACAGATTaaagggctgggaaggagcaCTGCCCACAActtatcttggttacagccttgagcactcGGTAGAAAACCATGGAGTAATTTGATTCACCATATTAATATACCATTAATGTATTAATGAGctattagcatactaaaataccCACCCataggctagagggacccctgcTCACAAAGAGCCCCCACTCTTTGAGCAGGCATAGTGAAATTTTTCAGCAttgccactttaaatggaaCTGAGGGATTAGTTGACCAATCGTGTGCAAATAAGAGAACAGTTCTTTCTCACgtttttgggtataaaagtagcacttgcaTTTCGGGAAGCTGAGCTTGCTGTGTGGAAcaccccctgctcccttttctatgcagaactggatattaaagcaagcACCTGGACTCTGTGCATGGATCAGCTCCTTGCACACTGGGTGACAGACCCCACTTTTGGGACAACACTACTGCCTGCATGTAATCATATGCTGCTAAGGTTTATCCTCTCTCTGTGCTCAGGTGCTGCCAAATATCGTCAGATCTTGCAAAAAGTAGAGCCACAAATTATCATTGtagaggaggcagcagaggtgCTTGAGGCTCATACCATTACTACTCTGGGTAAAGCTTCCCAGCATCTTATCCTCATTGGAGATCATCAGCAGGTAACATCCATGACTAGTGCCTCTAACTGTTGTGCAAATGAAGTAGAACCTTTTAACCAAACACCATATATGTTAAAGATCACCAAGActtgctgctccccagcatcCTTAGGTACCACAGGTCATGTCTCCTGTCGTTTTGGCGTAGAGCTCCTGGGAGACTTCTCTTTTGGTTTAACTGATACAATTTTACAGGTGGATGCTTGTATCCACTTCCGCTGTGACTTTGACATTTAGCACTTAAGCAAGAATCAAGTATTTGGCCTTCCTGTGGGGGAccagtgacagaaaaagagataaaaaactTACATAGGAAAAGTGCTAAAACATGGACTTCCTATCCCTTCTCTTTCAGCTGCGTCCTAGTGCAAATGTATATGACTTGGCCAAAAACTTCAATCTGGAGGTGTCTCTCTTTGAACGGCTGGTGAAAGTCAATTTCCCCTTTGTCCGCCTGAAATACCAAGTGAGGAAGAGCTATAAAAAACTCTGTTGCATTTAGGTCGTGTTAAGTTTGTTGTACACTTAAGTTTGTATTTCTACTCTCAGAGCATCCTAAGAGAAAAGAATGTGCTATTTAATTCGTGAGAAGAGTGATGAGAGCTGTCAGACTGCCACGGTGTTCCAATATATTTCCAATTATTCAGTGATGTCATCCACAACACTATGGTTCCCACATGTTTTAGTGCATGGCTTATTGTGGCATCTGAAACTTCCAGGGCTGTGGAGACTGACAGCATAAGTCCTCCCAGGCTGCTTCCTGCTGAATTGCAGTAATCATCTATCTTGGTGCCTGGAGAAGTTAATTCTACTGCCAGCAGTCTAGTATTAAAACTGTTTAGAAGAGCTCATCCAGTGGTTAGGGTGAGGTGCTGGCTTTTGTTACCTAGAGCAGTGTTCTCAGATTTGCAATGAAACCAGCATTCTTATTACAACAACCTTGCCAAGTTATTTTATTGAAGATAATCTGCTACTACTACCCCTGTAAATGCTGGTGGTGACAGCAGTGAGGCTGGGAAGGGCGAGGATTGGGAGGTGCTCTTTTCTTGATTTACTGGAAAGTCATCCTTGTCGTGTATTTAGCCATAGTCTGTAACAGTGGAGCAACAGAATGTTGACACAGAAATATGGTGCTCCTTCCTCAAGCCTGATAAAGCTGCTTTGTGTTTCAGCACCGCATGCGTCCTGAAATTGCTCAGCTTCTCAGTCCTCATATATACCAGGAGCTGGAGAACCATCCGTCTGTCCTGACGTATGAGAACATAAAAGTGAGTTTTCAGCAATCCAAGCAATTGCTTTTGTCCCGTTACTGGCTAAAATGAGTATCTGTAAAATATAGTATTCAAGGATTTGAAATTCTTAGATCAAGTTCAGTTATTGAAATTTATACCCTAATCAAAGAAGTGTGTGATACAGAATTAGGTGAGTAGCTTGTAGTTCTTCTGGCATTAGTGGTGGTGGACACTGGAAATGGATCCAGTACTGATGACTTCAGAAGAACAGTGAAAAATGGAAGGTGGACCAAAATAATTGTGGGACATTAAAAGCTAGGAAGAAATCTTAGAGAGACTTAAAACATTGTATGTGAAACTCCAACGTTCAGATAGGTGACTCGATTACTAGAACTCTCCTTCCTTGTGTTCTCTGGGCATTTTACCAATACACAACATCTGCAGACAAGATCTGTTCAGCTTAAAAGGATATTGCAATCACTTAATGGCTAATACGCATAATAAACAGCTAGAGTTTAATATATTATAAGCATTAGAATATTTGCCACACCATAAGACACTTGAAGAGTCTTTGCAGGTATCAGTCAGAAGTGTCAGCCTCTGCTTCTTAACATTACTGAGTTTCGATCTTAACACTAGCTCCCTGTTTTCTGATTGGTATTTCCCCATGCTAATCAGGATTTCCTATCTCTCCATGTTGGTGATTTCTTGCATCTATGAACAATCGTATCTCTGCCTGTAATTTCACCTTTCTTACCTTGCATAGCCCTGTTCTGCAGACTTGCTCATAGCTCTGTCACAATTTAGCCATTTTCCCAGAAGTCTGAGCCAAGGTtacactgctctgctgtgtcaGGGCTTGGCCTTAGACCTCTGAAACATAAGTGACTGAATATCCTGGGAGAAAGAATTGGAGGTAGTTACAGAAAGAGGATTGCAGTAGCTTAGCCTACATAAATGTCTCTTCATGAAAATGCAGTACTAAACAGTTACAAGCTCTTTAACTGCATGGGAAAAGCACACTGAGAACTATAGCAAAATGCTGAAGCCAGGCATGAGAAAACTAGTACTGAAGGTGCTTTAATTTCTAGAACAAGCTGTTTGGGAAAGTGGCAGGTCCTCTTTTGGTATCCTGAAATCCAGATGAAGTATTTTGTAGAAGATAATTTAGTtgaactaattaaaaaaaccccaatagaacaaaaaaaaaccaaaacaacaaaaaaccacaccaaccaaaacccccacaaataaaacaaaacccaaaacccaaccaaccaaaaaaccaagctacaacaaaaaaacccacccaaaacaCACAGCTTATGAGACCACAAACTTTTACCCCATTTCTCCTATGAGAAGCTATTCCAGACAATCTTGTGGTTCAATCCAGCCTTAAAATAAACTTGCAATACCAAAACACATCAAAATTGACTCTTCCCATCTAGTCCAATAACCAACATAGGTGATCACTGAATTAAATTGAACAGTGGTGAACACTGTCACTGTAGACCCCTTGGAAAACCTGAGATCTGTGTTTGATCTGCAAAAACCATTCTTTCCTGATTGAAACAATCTCTGGGTTTTGGCACACAGCCCAAGACTTTCTTATGGGTATAAGAATTCTAGTTAATAGGCAAAACATAAAAGGTCCCCTCTAACTCAAGGCAAATGGAATTTTTGAACAGATGAGCAGACAACTCTATAGCTGTGAAGTTGGTCAGTGACTATTGGATTTCCTAGTGTTCCTAGTTTTCCTGGTGGAAAAGCAGTTCTCCTTGCTTCTTTATGTTGTTACTGCTGGGCAATTTTGGGCAAGTGTTAAACCCTGGGCACTGGTAACTTACGATCTTTTTCCCACAGAGCCAAAACAAGACATTGTTCACACCACAGTGTGAAGTAGAACTACAATGCTTTAAGAAATGTTACTAGCACTTAATGTTCTATTTTCTATAATCTGAAAAGGTACAGTAGAAATTACTCTGAAAAGACAGAGAATAAAATCATCCACAGGAACTGATTTCCTATTAGCATACTGAAATGTCTATAATAAGCTGAAATGTGATTAATAAGCTTACATTCCTATCTGATCCATATGCTATGGAAGTCTAAGAGGAAATTGCCTAGCTGTGCAGTAACTGCACCTCTGTAGTCCTCTCCTTAAGAGTCCTCCTTTCAGTGGATAGTCGGGGACATGGACAGAGGCTGTAGTGGCAGAAGCTAGAGCTGTTCctgacatttctttcttttatttcagggAGTCTTAGCTAACCTCTTCTTTGTGGAACATGACTTTCCAGAGCAAGAGATTCAGGAAGGGAAAAGCCACCAGAACCCACATGAGGCCCAGTTTGTGGTGGAACTGTGCAAATACTTGTTGTGTCAGGATTATCTACCTTCTCAGATCACCATACTCACTACTTATACTGGACAGCTTTTCTGTCTGCGGAAGCTCATGCCAGCCAAGACCTTTGCAGGTGTGAAGGTTCATGTAGTGGATAAGTACCAGGGGGAAGAGAACGATATTATTCTGCTGTCACTTGTGCGGAGCAACAAAGAGGAGAGAACTGGATTCTTGCAGATCCCTAATCGGATATGTGTTGCATTATCCAGAGCTAGGAAAGGGCTGTATTGTATTGGAAATATGAGAATGCTTGGCAAGGTTCCTCTCTGGAGCAAGATCATTCACACCCTTCGGGAAAAAGGTCACATTGGCCACTCATTGGCACTTTCCTGTCAAAATCACCCTGCAACCAGGACACTGGTATCTACAGCAGCAGACTTCAGCAAAGTCCCGGAAGGAGGCTGTAGTCGTCCCTGTGAATTTAGGCTGAGTTGTGGACATGTTTGCATGAGGGCATGTCACCCATATGATGCACAGCACACAGAGTATCAGTGTCTGAAGCCTTGTCAAAAGGTGCTCTGTGCAGATGGGCACCGCTGCCCACGGTCATGTTACGAGCCCTGCGGACCATGCATGGTGATGGTAGAGAAAACAATTTCTAAGTGTGGCCACCTGCAGATGGTGCCGTGCTCTGTGCCAGAGAGTGAGGTTATTTGCCAAGAGCCTTGCCAGAAAATGTTGAACTGTGGGCACACATGCAACCAGTTCTGTGGGCAGGAATGTACTAAGCGCTGTCCTGAACTGGTTACAGTCACGCTGAAATGTGGCCACAATCAGAAAGTTAAATGCTGGATAACTGAGGAGATGAAACATGAGAAGCCTGTGGAATGTAAGACTAAGTGTTCTGCTACACTGCAGTGTGGTCACGTGTGCTCAGGTTCCTGTCATACCTGCTTTGAAAGAAGGTTTCATAAGCCATGCAAGAGCCCATGCAAGCGCTTCTTGGTCTGCTCCCATAAGTGCCAGCAGCCTTGTACTACAGAATGCCCTCCCTGTCAGCTGGAATGTGAGAACCACTGTATCCACAGTCGATGTAAGAAGAAATGTGGAGAGAGCTGTTTCCCATGTGCCGAGCCCTGCGAGTGGCGGTGCCAGCACTACCAGTGCACCAACCTCTGCTCTGAGCCCTGCAACAGGCCTCGCTGCAACAcaccctgtgctgagctgctgccctgtggTCACCCCTGCGTCGGGCTGTGTGGAGAGCCCTGCCCAAAGAAGTGCCTGGTTTGTGACCATGAGGAACTCACCCAGATCTTTTTTGGCTTTGAGGAAGACCCAAACGCTAGATTTGTGCAGCTTGAAGACTGTGGCCACATCTTTGAGTCCCAAGGCCTCGACCATTATAtggatgaagatgatgatgtCATCAAGCTGAAGGTATGCCCTATGTGCCAGACACCTATCAGAAAGAATTTGAGGTATGGCACTATTGTGAAAAGACGGCTAGATGAGATAGAAAAGGTAAAAGAGAAAATCCAAGGCCCAGCACAACAAGTTGAGTCTAGCAGACAAAGACTGCAGGCTGCACTGAGTGGGAATGCTGTTTTGCAGAGGAATCTACCCCTTAAGTACCTCATGCTAGAAGATAAACTAAGGGCTTCTGATCTCTCCACAAGGAGTATTGGACTAATTGAGAACCAGCTTAAATTCTATGAACGTGTAGCAGACCTAACCCATTCTATGAACAAAATTGATGCAAATGAGAGGAAAGGACTGAGAAAGAAGCTGGATGAAGTCCAGGAGTGGCTGGATAAGCCACGCCTCAGTTTTACAGGACAGGAGCTATCTGACCTGCAGGCTGAGGTCCAGAGACTAACCTATTTGGTGAGCCTCCTGGCAAGGTGCAAAGGCCTAGGTTGGACAACTCCCTCAGCGCTTGCAGCAGTGATTGCCAGTGCTCGTGAAATCCTGGAAGGGACAAAGAGATTCACAGAGGAGGACGAGGCTGCAGTGAAGGCTGCCCTAGAGAAGCTCCGCGCTGCCTTGCCGCCGTCGGGGCTGGGGCTCTCCGAGGCCGAGCGGGTGCAGATCGTCAGCGCGATTGGCTGCTCCCCCGGCCACTGGTTCAAGTGCCAAAATGGGCACATCTATGTGATCGGGGAGTGTGGAGGAGCCATGGAGAGGAGCACGTGCCCTGAGTGCCACGCGGTCATCGGGGGCACGAACCACACTCTGGACAGCAGCAACAGCCTGGCCTCCGAGATGGACGGAGCCACCCACGCGGCCTGGTCTGAGACGGCCAACAACCTGCTCAACTTCGAGGACCTCCGCCGGCTTTTCTAGTGGGGTGTCCACCCCATTTCTTATTCCCGCCCCTCCCCCTCTGCCCCGGGGACGCCGCGGCGGCTCCTCGGGCGCTTTAATAAAGACGCTTTGAAAGGCCCGGGCCTGGTTTGTTGTTGCGGGGCGGGACCGGGAGAGGCGGGACGCGCCGCTTCCGCCGTTCCCCGGAAGCGGGTGTGACGTCagggggggcggggcggcggcagcTCCCGCAGCCATGGAGGCGCGCGAGCcgctgcgggggctgcgcgAGGCGCTGCGGGCGGTGCTGGCGCGGGTCCGAggtgcgggccgggccggggcgggggcgggtCCGAGGTGCGGGCCGGGCCCTCCGCCGGCTGaggtctctctctgcctttACAGAGGGCGAACCGGGTGAGGGCCGCGAGCCGTTCGAGCTGCCGCGCTTCTGGGACGCGCTAGGTACGGGCGGGGAGCGGAACGCGGCGGGGCCCGCCGGCGCGGGGCGGGTGTCCGCACGGCCGGTGCGTGGCGGGGCTCTGACGTGCAAGCGGGATCCCCGGCAGGGCTTCCCCGGGGCCTCCGCGCCTTCCCTCCGCTCCGGGGTGTTGGCGCTGGCAGAGCGGGGCCGGCGTCGGACAGATCTCACAACGAGGTTTGCCAAGCCGTTGGTCGCCGTTAAAGCCTCACGGCACAGCCCGCGGGAGGTGTCATGGACCAGGGCACAGAATGTGGCGGTGGATATCCCCACCAGtgaaaaaagtaggaaaaaagcaGACATAGGACACATGCACCAAGCATGTGCATCTGCCGTggaatttttcttctatattggaatttaatttatatttttgtgttgcttggaaggaagaaattataaTCAAGTAGAGCAAGGCAGCATCAGAGATGTTGCTCATCTCGCTGCTCTGTTCTTTTGTCTTTTACCAAAGTTACTTTCTGTGCTTTTGCCTCCATTGAATCCTTTTTAGGTCAGACATTCAAAGTAACATCACAGGAAGCTACAAAGCTGAGTTTGGCATTCTCAAGACCTCCACTGGCTTCAGCAGAGGTGAGAGAAAGCCCCCACAAACTTCTGAAATTGCAGTGTCTGTGTCAAGTTTCAGGCATCTCTTAGTTCTCTTTGGTAAAGCAAAGTCAGTTGGTCGTTGTGGGCTGTGCCCTGGGGAGTGTGTGACTGCAGTTCAGGAATTGCCCAGAGAACTGATTTCTTACATTCTTCTCTTTAACATCTACA
This sequence is a window from Apus apus isolate bApuApu2 chromosome 15, bApuApu2.pri.cur, whole genome shotgun sequence. Protein-coding genes within it:
- the ZNFX1 gene encoding NFX1-type zinc finger-containing protein 1 isoform X1, which gives rise to MERAGQEPGSRQPGAAGRGHADHCDTGFIRRGRNRTNNVSGQVAQFGESPQASNYSLLPGQREERFGGCVWRGPQSGKNKPRNQGGQANSGATGHWNEQENEGRRMRHLGGQTHERARGSWNYQDNESGGRRYQGGQAHEKTRRPWNEQENEGRGRRYQCGQSWEGARELRNGQENEGRGRRMQSRENPHYHQNPAPGGAQLSEQPQQVKRIGYKFLESLLQKDPSEVVITLASSLGLKELLSQAAMKPNFLQLVCQVLRKACSSRMDRQSVQQLLGVVKESNFLRICLPQYVSDMVTEVVPSVRHQYPVHISNIISLLQDLISVFPASSVQKISVLLTVLPASISALRAAGVDITEETEKNLNKVQMLVQHLQEKKREGTLRADNYTLMQLQTDSPDESYRTMTIYPTYNELHRDEKPFLRPNIVSGRYESTSIYLDTHFRLLREDFIRPLREGIWELLQSFEEKGLRKKKFDDIRIYFDTRIIAPLCSPTGIVYKVQFDIKPLKFVRWQNSKRLLYGSLVCMSKDHFETCLFATVSNRDNADLACGIVQLCFNSQSHALLAQVQPSDSFLMVETTAYFEAYQHVLEGIQEIQEEDIPFQKYIVECDTQVKQPAYLTMDTAYNFAPLMEDPLLDKDIYPDGLRTQSVHVLDPKQWPSMETLRLDESQMEALRLALTKELAIIQGPPGTGKTYVGLKIVQALLTNKHVWQSTVQKSPILIVCYTNHALDQFLEGIYSFQNHGIVRVGGRSSSEVLKQFTLRELRKKSQFRLNLPMHLRRAYVNITNEMKQAEQELYEGAKHLECTTYGVLHERHLEACIAPQHWDSLMNGLDDEEFYYSASKHSVILEWLGLGVTVFTQNPAQNIRAENPGGHQETEEEWEGGVEEELLEIPEEADLIQADRVIEDEEAAKPQGRKEEELRAVNELASVLLAIKLEGQEEATAQPQQKTTQWEVTAAQRKKMKQKMKVELRKLSAMTELEARDIRDLWQLDLSSRWRLYRLWLQTYQGLIRRRILQHEQQYQAAAERLTELRLQEDLCILKEAQVVGMTTTGAAKYRQILQKVEPQIIIVEEAAEVLEAHTITTLGKASQHLILIGDHQQLRPSANVYDLAKNFNLEVSLFERLVKVNFPFVRLKYQHRMRPEIAQLLSPHIYQELENHPSVLTYENIKGVLANLFFVEHDFPEQEIQEGKSHQNPHEAQFVVELCKYLLCQDYLPSQITILTTYTGQLFCLRKLMPAKTFAGVKVHVVDKYQGEENDIILLSLVRSNKEERTGFLQIPNRICVALSRARKGLYCIGNMRMLGKVPLWSKIIHTLREKGHIGHSLALSCQNHPATRTLVSTAADFSKVPEGGCSRPCEFRLSCGHVCMRACHPYDAQHTEYQCLKPCQKVLCADGHRCPRSCYEPCGPCMVMVEKTISKCGHLQMVPCSVPESEVICQEPCQKMLNCGHTCNQFCGQECTKRCPELVTVTLKCGHNQKVKCWITEEMKHEKPVECKTKCSATLQCGHVCSGSCHTCFERRFHKPCKSPCKRFLVCSHKCQQPCTTECPPCQLECENHCIHSRCKKKCGESCFPCAEPCEWRCQHYQCTNLCSEPCNRPRCNTPCAELLPCGHPCVGLCGEPCPKKCLVCDHEELTQIFFGFEEDPNARFVQLEDCGHIFESQGLDHYMDEDDDVIKLKVCPMCQTPIRKNLRYGTIVKRRLDEIEKVKEKIQGPAQQVESSRQRLQAALSGNAVLQRNLPLKYLMLEDKLRASDLSTRSIGLIENQLKFYERVADLTHSMNKIDANERKGLRKKLDEVQEWLDKPRLSFTGQELSDLQAEVQRLTYLVSLLARCKGLGWTTPSALAAVIASAREILEGTKRFTEEDEAAVKAALEKLRAALPPSGLGLSEAERVQIVSAIGCSPGHWFKCQNGHIYVIGECGGAMERSTCPECHAVIGGTNHTLDSSNSLASEMDGATHAAWSETANNLLNFEDLRRLF
- the ZNFX1 gene encoding NFX1-type zinc finger-containing protein 1 isoform X2; the protein is MERAGQEPGSRQPGAAGRGHADHCDTGFIRRGRNRTNNVSGQVAQFGESPQASNYSLLPGQREERFGGCVWRGPQSGKNKPRNQGGQANSGATGHWNEQENEGRRMRHLGGQTHERARGSWNYQDNESGGRRYQGGQAHEKTRRPWNEQENEGRGRRYQCGQSWEGARELRNGQENEGRGRRMQSRENPHYHQNPAPGGAQLSEQPQQVKRIGYKFLESLLQKDPSEVVITLASSLGLKELLSQAAMKPNFLQLVCQVLRKACSSRMDRQSVQQLLGVVKESNFLRICLPQYVSDMVTEVVPSVRHQYPVHISNIISLLQDLISVFPASSVQKISVLLTVLPASISALRAAGVDITEETEKNLNKVQMLVQHLQEKKREGTLRADNYTLMQLQTDSPDESYRTMTIYPTYNELHRDEKPFLRPNIVSGRYESTSIYLDTHFRLLREDFIRPLREGIWELLQSFEEKGLRKKKFDDIRIYFDTRIIAPLCSPTGIVYKVQFDIKPLKFVRWQNSKRLLYGSLVCMSKDHFETCLFATVSNRDNADLACGIVQLCFNSQSHALLAQVQPSDSFLMVETTAYFEAYQHVLEGIQEIQEEDIPFQKYIVECDTQVKQPAYLTMDTAYNFAPLMEDPLLDKDIYPDGLRTQSVHVLDPKQWPSMETLRLDESQMEALRLALTKELAIIQGPPGTGKTYVGLKIVQALLTNKHVWQSTVQKSPILIVCYTNHALDQFLEGIYSFQNHGIVRVGGRSSSEVLKQFTLRELRKKSQFRLNLPMHLRRAYVNITNEMKQAEQELYEGAKHLECTTYGVLHERHLEACIAPQHWDSLMNGLDDEEFYYSASKHSVILEWLGLGVTVFTQNPAQNIRAENPGGHQETEEEWEGGVEEELLEIPEEADLIQADRVIEDEEAAKPQGRKEEELRAVNELASVLLAIKLEGQEEATAQPQQKTTQWEVTAAQRKKMKQKMKVELRKLSAMTELEARDIRDLWQLDLSSRWRLYRLWLQTYQGLIRRRILQHEQQYQAAAERLTELRLQEDLCILKEAQVVGMTTTGAAKYRQILQKVEPQIIIVEEAAEVLEAHTITTLGKASQHLILIGDHQQHRMRPEIAQLLSPHIYQELENHPSVLTYENIKGVLANLFFVEHDFPEQEIQEGKSHQNPHEAQFVVELCKYLLCQDYLPSQITILTTYTGQLFCLRKLMPAKTFAGVKVHVVDKYQGEENDIILLSLVRSNKEERTGFLQIPNRICVALSRARKGLYCIGNMRMLGKVPLWSKIIHTLREKGHIGHSLALSCQNHPATRTLVSTAADFSKVPEGGCSRPCEFRLSCGHVCMRACHPYDAQHTEYQCLKPCQKVLCADGHRCPRSCYEPCGPCMVMVEKTISKCGHLQMVPCSVPESEVICQEPCQKMLNCGHTCNQFCGQECTKRCPELVTVTLKCGHNQKVKCWITEEMKHEKPVECKTKCSATLQCGHVCSGSCHTCFERRFHKPCKSPCKRFLVCSHKCQQPCTTECPPCQLECENHCIHSRCKKKCGESCFPCAEPCEWRCQHYQCTNLCSEPCNRPRCNTPCAELLPCGHPCVGLCGEPCPKKCLVCDHEELTQIFFGFEEDPNARFVQLEDCGHIFESQGLDHYMDEDDDVIKLKVCPMCQTPIRKNLRYGTIVKRRLDEIEKVKEKIQGPAQQVESSRQRLQAALSGNAVLQRNLPLKYLMLEDKLRASDLSTRSIGLIENQLKFYERVADLTHSMNKIDANERKGLRKKLDEVQEWLDKPRLSFTGQELSDLQAEVQRLTYLVSLLARCKGLGWTTPSALAAVIASAREILEGTKRFTEEDEAAVKAALEKLRAALPPSGLGLSEAERVQIVSAIGCSPGHWFKCQNGHIYVIGECGGAMERSTCPECHAVIGGTNHTLDSSNSLASEMDGATHAAWSETANNLLNFEDLRRLF